The stretch of DNA TAAGTTACACATTTGTTTTATTGGCACTGTATTTTTGGTATTCACCAGCTACAAACGCTTGTAATGCTTCCACATTTTCAAACTTATCAAATAGTGCTTTAAGTTGATTATGGCGCTTCATCGTAGGCAAAACAAAACTCTCTACATCAGCATAAGTAATTTGTTGTTCACTTAAAATAATCAAACGCTCTATCACATTTCGCAATTCACGAATGTTCCCCGTCCAATCTACTTCTTGCAATAGTTTGATCGCAGCATCTTCAATTTCTTTTTTCGGGCGACCATATTCATTACAAACCGATTCTATAAAATGATCCACCAATAAAGGAATATCTGCTTTTCTATCATTAAGAGAAGGCACCTGAATGATAATCACGGCTAAACGATGGTATAAATCTTCTCGGAAACGCTTTGCTTCAATTTCCTTTCTCAAATCTTTGTTTGTAGCCGCAATAACCCGTACATCTACTTTAATGTCCTTATCTCCCCCTACACGAGTAATACGTCCCTCTTGCAAAGCACGCAATACCTTTGCTTGTGCCGAAAGGCTCATATCCCCAATTTCATCTAAAAATAAAGTTCCACCATGCGCTTGCTCAAATTTACCAATGCGTTGTTTATGGGCAGAAGTAAACGAACCTTTTTCATGGCCAAACAATTCACTTTCTATCAATTCCGCTGGTATTGCAGCACAGTTTACCTCTACAATTTGATTTTGAGCACGTTCACTTTTCTCATGAATCCATCGAGCAACTAATTCTTTCCCTGTACCATTAGGTCCCGTTACCAAAACCCGTGCATCAGTAGGAGCCACTCGGTCAATCGTTGCTTTGATTTTATCAATTCCCTCAGATTCACCAATAATCGTTTGGATTCCTCCCCCCTTCTTTATTTTTTTCTTTAGCACCTTAGTTTCTTGCACCAAAGAAGATTTATCTAGGGCATTTCGAATCGTAATCAATAAACGATTCAAATCTGGTGGTTTAGAAATGTAGTCAAAAGCTCCTTTTTTTACAGCTTCTACTGCTGTTTCGATATTGCCATGCCCCGAAATCATAATAACAGGAGTATCAGGACTCAATATATTCACTCGTTCCAACAATTCCATGCCATCCATTTTTGGCATTTTAATATCGCAGATTGCAGCATCAAATTTGGTTTTCTTTACCTTAGATAAAGCATCAATACCATCTTTAGCTTCTTCAACTTCGTAGTTTTCCATTTCCAAAATATCTCTCAGGACACTGCGGATACTTGGTTCATCATCTATAATTAGGATCTTTGCCATAATATTTATTTACTATAAAGTTATAGTAGTCTGCCGTTTCTATTTTTATAAAAAAGCGGACTATTGAAGTTATAATACTCCGTGGCTTTTTTGCTTTTTTCACAAAAAAGCATCTTGTATTCAATCGATTATTACATGAACTAACAAAGCTAGGTTATCAATACAATTACCATTTTAAACAGTATACTTATATTAGCCTAATAATCAACTAAATACAACTTTACACGTAGCAATGAAGTTAAGTAGAAGAACTTAACTTGCTATTTTTTGAATCATTTTAGTTCTCAAAATAGTGTTTTTTTTGAACTTTTAGTCCTAGTCTTGCTTAATATTTTCAGGACGATTAAGTACGGTCTTATAGCTACCAACCGATAATAGCACCAAGGTGCAAGCTATTTCTATAATGGTTTCGGGCAGTTCTTTTTTTAAAAGCCCATAAAGTTCGGGATTTTCTGTTCCTGGATTAAAAATCACCCGTTTAGGTTTTAGGCTAAGAATATAATCATAGTATTCTTGCTGAACTTGGGCGTTTAGGTATAAAGTAATGGTATGTACAGCAGCGATTGTAGGGCGGTCGTTCCGAATGGGAATTCCCGCAGTACTCCCCTTTCTGATGCCAACAGGAATTGTTTCAATTCCATGTTCTTGTAATTGTTCTACTGCTCGATACGCATAACGCTGAGGATTCGTAGTTGCCCCTAAGACAACAGTTTTATAGTCATTCATTGGTTATAATTTATGGGCATACGTTGCCCTTTTTACTCAATTATCTAGGCTTCTTATCCATTTTCGCCTTTCAAACCAACCTCTACCAACTGTAATTCTTGGGGAGGAGCTTGTTTTTGAGTCATTCTAGAAACAATAATAATACTTATTAAACCAGAAATCATCGCTAAAGTTCGAAAAGGAAATAAAACAGCGACTCGAACACCATCAAGCATTTCTGCACCTGCATCAATAATTGGATAATTAATAAAAGTAGGAATTCCCAAAGTAGCATCTCCTCCTCCAAAACGCAATACAGCAGCAATAAGCAGTCCTGCTATTGCACCA from Aureispira anguillae encodes:
- a CDS encoding sigma-54-dependent transcriptional regulator, producing MAKILIIDDEPSIRSVLRDILEMENYEVEEAKDGIDALSKVKKTKFDAAICDIKMPKMDGMELLERVNILSPDTPVIMISGHGNIETAVEAVKKGAFDYISKPPDLNRLLITIRNALDKSSLVQETKVLKKKIKKGGGIQTIIGESEGIDKIKATIDRVAPTDARVLVTGPNGTGKELVARWIHEKSERAQNQIVEVNCAAIPAELIESELFGHEKGSFTSAHKQRIGKFEQAHGGTLFLDEIGDMSLSAQAKVLRALQEGRITRVGGDKDIKVDVRVIAATNKDLRKEIEAKRFREDLYHRLAVIIIQVPSLNDRKADIPLLVDHFIESVCNEYGRPKKEIEDAAIKLLQEVDWTGNIRELRNVIERLIILSEQQITYADVESFVLPTMKRHNQLKALFDKFENVEALQAFVAGEYQKYSANKTNV
- a CDS encoding CoA-binding protein is translated as MNDYKTVVLGATTNPQRYAYRAVEQLQEHGIETIPVGIRKGSTAGIPIRNDRPTIAAVHTITLYLNAQVQQEYYDYILSLKPKRVIFNPGTENPELYGLLKKELPETIIEIACTLVLLSVGSYKTVLNRPENIKQD